The following proteins are encoded in a genomic region of Huiozyma naganishii CBS 8797 chromosome 9, complete genome:
- the KNAG0I00900 gene encoding pepsin-like aspartic protease (similar to Saccharomyces cerevisiae YPS3 (YLR121C); ancestral locus Anc_8.319) — MSILQRSMLLKELIVSLCLGTAAIASVVKLPKKYVQMGFDKSCTSATGDMVFAKRDGDYVLVDLINEKILYTVQLAVGTPPQNITVSINIGSADPWMTSPDNPYCEIKKHSGYEKQVGANTSVSLLSSLSNDRVTMSGTVTTGTSSSMVQPIIDCTNYGTFNHSSSSSFKNNGTNFTMFYADKTGASRFWGTDVVRVELLEILDMSFGVANVFNATEGVFGIGFPSLETTNMFNARIDPYSSYEYANFPQALNNQGSVDKVAYSLFLNDSHAMKGSVLFGAVDHSKYRNDLFTVPLVNDFRDKGMDHPHYFNVFNARRGCPNKRRPQNRRHDEFIVVLDSGATVSSLPTKLVDQLVQSLNATFDEELNSYTLKCPSKKDTSVASFDIGRFHIDGPLSNFVRKYEKNKCILRLDPADNQPYILCDNFLSRAYVVHDLESYEISMGQANTEYAPEQIEAIKSKVPGTVRAPSYDKTWGNGTDVSPSGNIYTVSTNGTSTTTQSSNARENLGAVNAVFTSVATAILTLIASLLP, encoded by the coding sequence ATGtcaattcttcaaagaagtATGTTATTAAAAGAGCTGATTGTGAGTTTATGCCTCGGAACTGCTGCGATAGCCAGCGTTGTGAAGTTACCCAAGAAGTACGTTCAGATGGGGTTTGACAAGAGTTGTACCTCTGCGACAGGGGATATGGTGTTCGCTAAGAGGGACGGTGATTACGTTTTGGTCGACCTTATTAATGAAAAGATTTTGTACACTGTGCAGCTCGCTGTTGGTACTCCGCCGCAAAACATAACTGTGAGTATAAATATTGGATCGGCTGACCCCTGGATGACTTCTCCCGACAATCCGTACTGTGAGATTAAGAAACACAGTGGATATGAGAAGCAAGTCGGGGCTAACACTAGTGTCAGCTTGTTGTCTTCTCTGAGTAACGATCGCGTCACAATGTCCGGCACAGTGACAACTGGTACGTCGTCAAGTATGGTGCAACCCATCATCGACTGTACCAACTATGGCACTTTCAACCACAGCAGCTCGTCatcgttcaagaacaacggTACGAATTTTACTATGTTTTATGCAGATAAAACTGGAGCGTCCCGGTTTTGGGGCACTGACGTTGTAAGAGTAGAGCTTCTAGAGATTCTCGACATGTCGTTCGGTGTGGCCAATGTGTTTAACGCAACTGAAGGCGTGTTTGGCATTGGGTTCCCATCCTTAGAAACGACCAACATGTTTAATGCTCGCATTGATCCATACTCCAGTTATGAGTACGCGAACTTTCCGCAGGCATTAAATAACCAGGGCTCCGTAGACAAAGTGGCGTACTCTCTGTTCTTAAACGACTCCCATGCAATGAAAGGGTCTGTTCTTTTCGGCGCCGTGGACCACTCGAAGTACCGGAACGATCTGTTCACTGTCCCCTTAGTCAACGATTTTAGGGACAAAGGTATGGACCATCCGCACTATTTCAACGTTTTTAATGCACGGCGTGGGTGTCCAAACAAACGGCGTCCCCAGAACCGTCGCCACGACGAATTTATAGTCGTACTAGACAGTGGAGCTACTGTCTCGTCCCTGCCGACTAAATTGGTCGACCAGTTGGTCCAAAGTCTGAATGCCACTTTTGATGAGGAGCTCAACTCTTACACTTTGAAGTGTCCCTCAAAGAAGGACACGAGTGTCGCTTCCTTTGATATTGGGCGATTCCATATCGATGGCCCGCTGAGCAACTTCGTTAGAAAATACGAAAAGAACAAGTGTATCTTGAGGCTCGACCCTGCGGACAATCAGCCGTACATCCTGTGCGACAATTTCCTATCGAGAGCATACGTCGTGCACGACCTGGAATCCTACGAGATCTCTATGGGCCAAGCCAATACGGAGTATGCACCCGAGCAAATCGAGGCCATCAAGAGCAAAGTCCCGGGAACAGTGAGAGCACCCTCTTACGACAAAACCTGGGGAAACGGCACGGACGTTTCTCCGAGCGGCAACATCTACACCGTGTCAACGAACGGCACCTCGACCACGACCCAGTCCAGCAATGCAAGAGAGAATCTCGGTGCAGTTAATGCGGTGTTCACCTCCGTGGCTACAGCCATACTCACCCTCATCGCGTCTCTCCTACCGTGA